The Dunckerocampus dactyliophorus isolate RoL2022-P2 chromosome 1, RoL_Ddac_1.1, whole genome shotgun sequence genome has a segment encoding these proteins:
- the LOC129190867 gene encoding zona pellucida sperm-binding protein 3-like, producing MGFQGLLLLGLLLSGGNPRVASQSLNVSTTQTPNERARPSKEPSALPQTTDQQSERTEPSHPGGSPASQRLWIHQLRRPVVDEHVPNTQGPEASGPLQPRLQNDMLETIMLGPDLNPPAEPDPKLLVDLEQRVPVPADSVAVRCGEGEVVIEVKQNFLGNNQLIRPSDLTLGGCGLLHVADRILRFRTELQGCGSTAKMTDEALIYTFSLIYSPAPVGSTFIFKTNPVEVLIECHYPRRRYVSSDAMVPHWQTFASSVVTERQLHFSLRLMTDDWQSHRPTSVYFLGDVMRIEASVLQGHHVPLRVYVDTCVATLDPDPNSQPGYTFINNHGCLRDAKLTGAKSYFMQRSHEDKLAFQLEAFKFHRDHRNSLYITCQLTATAISAPVSAQYKACSFLTEANRWVASGGDNEVCSCCQSSCSRQRRKRNLEEDAGLVQWNGRAALGPILVEEYFHTRVSQPQSNSPLQTQAASSPSLVVLCAVGAALAVVLLAVMAAAICSRVHKPPVKVST from the exons ATGGGCTTCCAGGGACTGCTTTTACTCGGCCTTCTCCTGTCAGGTGGAAATCCTCGTGTTGCTTCGCAAAGCCTTAACGTCAGCACCACTCAAACCCCAAACGAAAGGGCGCGGCCGAGCAAAGAGCCGTCCGCATTGCCACAAACAACAGATCAACAGTCAGAGAGGACGGAGCCGAGCCACCCAGGAGGTTCCCCTGCCAGCCAGCGGCTCTGGATCCACCAGCTAAGAAGGCCCGTTGTTGACGAGCATGTGCCAAACACGCAGGGACCGGAGGCTAGCGGGCCTCTGCAGCCAAGACTCCAAAATGATATGCTCGAGACCATCATGCTAGGCCCGGATCTCAACCCTCCTGCTGAGCCTGATCCAAAG CTGCTGGTCGATTTAGAGCAGCGGGTGCCGGTGCCAGCTGACAGCGTGGCGGTGCGCTGTGGAGAGGGAGAGGTCGTCATAGAGGTCAAGCAGAACTTCTTGg GAAACAATCAGCTGATACGTCCGAGTGATCTGACCTTAGGAGGCTGCGGCCTGCTGCACGTCGCTGACCGCATACTGCGCTTCCGGACAGAGCTGCAGGGTTGCGGCAGCACCGCCAAG ATGACAGACGAAGCCCTCATCTACACCTTCTCCCTCATCTACTCCCCAGCACCCGTGGGCAGCACCTTCATCTTTAAGACTAACCCCGTGGAGGTGCTGATTGAATGCCACTACCCCAG GAGGCGCTATGTGAGCAGTGACGCCATGGTGCCTCACTGGCAGACGTTTGCCTCCAGCGTGGTGACGGAGCGGCAGCTCCACTTCTCCCTGCGGCTCATGACCG ACGACTGGCAGTCGCACAGGCCCACCAGTGTTTACTTCCTGGGTGATGTAATGCGCATTGAGGCCTCGGTCCTCCAGGGCCACCATGTTCCACTGAGGGTCTATGTTGACACCTGTGTGGCCACCTTGGACCCCGACCCCAATTCTCAACCAGGGTACACCTTCATCAACAATCACGG GTGTCTAAGAGACGCTAAGCTGACGGGAGCCAAGTCCTACTTCATGCAGAGAAGCCACGAGGATAAACTCGCTTTCCAGCTGGAAGCCTTCAAGTTCCACAGAGATCACAGGAATTCT CTTTACATCACATGTCAGCTGACAGCCACCGCGATCTCTGCTCCCGTCAGCGCGCAGTACAAAGCCTGTTCGTTCTTGACCGAAGCTAACAG ATGGGTGGCGTCGGGTGGAGACAACGAGGTGTGTAGCTGCTGCCAAAGCAGCTGCAGCCGGCAGAGGCGGAAAAGGAACCTTGAAGAAGATGCTG GTCTCGTGCAGTGGAACGGGAGAGCCGCTCTGGGCCCCATTCTGGTGGAAGAGTACTTCCACACGCGGGTGTCACAGCCACAATCAAACTCCCCACTTCAGACACAAGCAG CTTCCTCCCCATCTTTAGTCGTGCTGTGTGCAGTGGGTGCAGCACTGGCGGTGGTGCTGCTTGCTGTCATGGCTGCTGCCATTTGCAGCAGAGTGCACAAACCCCCTGTGAAGGTTTCTACCTGA